In Oncorhynchus mykiss isolate Arlee chromosome 1, USDA_OmykA_1.1, whole genome shotgun sequence, the following proteins share a genomic window:
- the LOC110526492 gene encoding DENN domain-containing protein 10: protein MAAPETQLMLSVGLIEKDVNADTLWVWCYPSVSAELREVLLSKCCLRQDSRGLHTFVFGQFRRTWYYISTVEVQEPTALKKVTHFSIVVTTKDFNPEKYAAFSRVLCRIYIKHGSPVKMMEGYIAVLTKGVCQSDENGSFLIKDYDVRKAYLAGSVKDVVSQFGMETIILYTALMLKKRIVVHHPQVEALLEFTRALPALTWHRKDWSILHPYVHLTDSELENLRTCTGYVAGFVDPEVSNRSDLFDVYVNLPDSEITISQSAKEAMSMGKLHKDIGLVIVQSAENADRTDGQIIKDISIKTREILANLASLAEECENSKITLETLKQRHFPPATENFLFHLAAAEQLLKI from the exons ATGGCGGCACCAGAAACTCAGCTCATGTTAAGCGTTGGGTTAATTG AGAAAGATGTGAATGCAGACACCTTGTGGGTGTGGTGCTATCCCTCAGTCAGTGCTGAGCTCCGGGAGGTCCTGCTCAGTAAGTGCTGTCTCAGACAGGACAGCCGAGGCTTGCACACTTTTGTGTTTGGCCAGTTCCGCCGTACCTGGTACTACATATCCACTGTAGAGGTGCAGGAACCAACCGCTCTAAAGAAG GTGACACATTTTTCAATAGTTGTCACAACAAAGGACTTCAACCCTGAGAAGTATGCAGCATTCAGTCGAGTACTATGCAG AATATACATCAAACATGGGAGCCCTGTGAAAATGATGGAGGGTTACATTGCAGTCCTCACCAAAGGCGTCTGCCAGAGTGACGAGAATGGCTCCTTTCTCATCAAGGACTACGATGTCAGGAAGGCCTACTTAGCAGGCTCAGTGAAAG ATGTGGTGTCCCAGTTTGGGATGGAGACCATCATCCTGTACACAGCCCTTATGCTAAAGAAGAGGATCGTGGTCCATCACCCTCAGGTTGAAGCACTGTTGGAGTTCACGAG AGCTCTTCCGGCTCTGACATGGCACAGGAAAGACTGGTCCATTTTGCACCCTTATGTCCACCTGACTGACAGTGAGCTCGAGAATCTCAGGACGTGCACTG GGTACGTCGCAGGATTTGTTGATCCAGAAGTGAGCAACAGATCGGACTTGTTTGACGTATATGTAAACCTCCCAGATAGTGAGATTACTATATCCCAGAGTGCCAAAG AGGCCATGTCTATGGGAAAGCTGCACAAAGACATTGGGCTCGTCATTGTCCAGTCTGCAGAGAATGCTGATAGAACAGACGGGCAGATTATCAAG GACATTTCCATAAAGACGAGGGAGATCCTTGCTAACTTGGCGTCATTAGCCGAGGAATGTGAGAACTCTAAAATCACCCTGGAGACCTTAAAACAGCGCCACTTCCCGCCTGCTACAGAGAACTTCCTGTTTCACTTGGCAGCTGCTGAGCAGCTCCTCAAGATATGA